One Salmo trutta chromosome 26, fSalTru1.1, whole genome shotgun sequence DNA window includes the following coding sequences:
- the LOC115162996 gene encoding transmembrane protein 160 has translation MAALSWFTCRQLPRIANRFAWVVKHVRPQYLGGLPVRRVHASSRKWVAEKGPWGKARMPEYHLTELDKADALMLKKSHETGFLSWFRNGLLATGIGVIAFVQSDVGREAGYAFFILGGVCVSFGGASYVGSLFSLRRMMLLSLPAVLLNVAVVSSIALFWLCAVSLYIGRLEVEIIHEEDEDDDGSECPDCRDRGNHSHGNRHHGSNKGQDK, from the exons ATGGCTGCCTTGAGTTGGTTTACGTGCAGACAGCTGCCGCGGATTGCAAATCGGTTCGCCTGGGTTGTGAAGCACGTCAGGCCTCAGTACCTCGGGGGACTGCCGGTGAGGAGAGTCCACGCGTCTTCGCGGAAATGGGTGGCTGAGAAGGGGCCATGGGGCAAGGCTCGGATGCCAGAGTATCATCTGACAGAACTCGATAAGGCGGATGCCTTG ATGCTGAAAAAGTCCCACGAAACTg GGTTCCTGTCTTGGTTTCGGAACGGTCTCCTGGCCACCGGGATCGGGGTCATCGCTTTCGTCCAGAGTGATGTGGGACGAGAGGCAGGATATG cCTTCTTCAtcctgggtggtgtgtgtgtatcgttCGGCGGGGCGTCCTACGTGGGCAGCCTGTTTTCGCTGAGGAGGATGATGCTTCTCTCCCTGCCAGCGGTGCTGCTGAACGTTGCTGTGGTGAGCAGCATcgccctcttctggctgtgtgcGGTATCTCTCTACATCGGACGCCTGGAGGTGGAGATTATACATGAGGAGGACGAGGACGATGACGGATCGGAGTGTCCAGACTGTCGGGACCGCGGCAACCACTCGCATGGCAACAGGCACCACGGCAGCAACAAAGGCCAAGACAAGTAG